A region of Siniperca chuatsi isolate FFG_IHB_CAS linkage group LG23, ASM2008510v1, whole genome shotgun sequence DNA encodes the following proteins:
- the ovch1 gene encoding ovochymase-1 isoform X2, which produces MMQSAVCLLSVCLFTLHTAELHQKPSNTSDHNTAADPGPDLNLKQIQNQLNATLNETLQEHETFSGQFGFSDLSGVRSFIPEQEVESRIIGGQEAWAHSWPWQVSLRFTSMPACGGAVISPLWVISAAHCFLRYNKASFWTVLAGKHDLDDDQEPGQQLVGVSTIISHHSYNTQTKENDVALLRLQQPLVFNQFVRPINVWMAPLPPFTMCTITGWGSTRENGPRVNRLQEVNVTILSPDVCNQYYLGRMRPSMFCAGKDEGGTDACQGDSGGPLSCYTGSRYELAGLVSWGVGCGRARKPGVYTKVQEHTKWIFDNMNDQNIISADDLTSEGNRCGKQQSSSCEKAPGLASLSVSQKGEVSLGNVTESCPFFWPWQVSLQSNGLHYCSGTLIHRYWVITAKHCNIRAKEDTVVLGVHDLRFSSSQTILVDEVFNLPHDGSFPPESDLSLLRLSLPARFSSSVSPVCVPDKDKELDGWSCVTTGWGASKATVNIDPDRLHHVGLTLVNQTTCREKWGGGLISDSNICSHPAGSISCMGDSGAPLLCQRHGVYFLFGVVTWGSRRCDADKPAIFSRISDYHPWITEVTEDY; this is translated from the exons ATGATGCAGTCTGCCGTCTGtcttctgtcagtctgtctgtttacaCTTCACACAG ctgaaCTCCATCAGAAACCATCAAACACGTCagatcacaacacagctgctgATCCTGGACCTG aTTTAAACTTGAAACAGATCCAGAATCAGTTGAATGCGACTTTGAATGAAactctgcaggaacatgaaACTTTCTCTGGACAGTTTGGATTCAGCG ACCTGTCGGGGGTGCGGTCCTTCATTCCAGAACAGGAGGTGGAGTCCAGGATCATTGGGGGTCAGGAGGCCTGGGCTCACTCGTGGCCCTGGCAGGTTTCTCTTCGATTCACCTCCATGCCGGCCTGCGGAGGAGCCGTCATCAGCCCGCTGTGGGTCATCTCTGCTGCTCACTGCTTCttaag GTACAATAAAGCTTCTTTCTGGACGGTTCTGGCCGGAAAACACGACCTGGATGATGATCAAGAACCTGGACAACAA TTGGTTGGAGTCTCTACGATCATCAGCCATCACAGCTACAACACTCAGACCAAAGAGAACGACGTGGCTCTGCTGAGGCTGCAGCAGCCGCTGGTCTTCAACCAGTTCGTCAGACCCATCAACGTCTGGATGGCTCCGCTGCCTCCCTTCACGATGTGCACCATCACCGGCTGGGGCTCCACCCGAGAGA ATGGTCCTCGAGTTAACAGACTCCAGGAGGTGAATGTGACCATCCTGTCCCCTGATGTCTGTAACCAGTACTACCTCGGGAGGATGCGACCCTCCATGTTCTGTGCTGGGAAGGACGAAGGAGGAACTGACGCCTGCCAG GGGGACTCTGGAGGCCCTCTGTCCTGCTACACTGGCAGCAGGTATGAGCTGGCAGGTTTGGTGAGCTGGGGAGTTGGTTGTGGACGAGCCAGAAAACCAGGAGTCTACACCAAAGTCCAAGAACACACTAAGTGGATTTTTGACAACATGA ATGATCAGAATATCATATCTGCAGATGACCTCACTTCTGAAG GTAACAGATGTGGTAAGCAGCAGAGCTCCAGCTGTGAGAAGGCTCCAGGCCTCGCTAGTCTCTCAGTGTCCCAGAAGGGGGAGGTGTCCTTGGGGAACGTGACAGAGTCCTGCCCCTTCTTCTGGCCCTGGCAGGTCAGCCTGCAGTCCAATGGACTCCACTACTGCAGCGGAACGCTCATCCACCGCTACTGGGTCATCACTgctaaacactgcaacatcaG AGCTAAAGAGGACACGGTGGTTCTGGGAGTTCATGACCTCCGGTTCTCATCGTCTCAAACCATCCTGGTGGACGAGGTCTTCAACCTGCCGCATGACGGCAGCTTCCCCCCGGAATCTGACCTGTCGCTGCTTCGCCTCAGTTTGCCCGCCAGATTCA GCTCTAGTGTGTCTCCAGTTTGTGTCCCTGATAAGGACAAGGAGCTCGATGGCTGGTCTTGTGTCACAACGGGCTGGGGAGCCTCGAAAGCAACAG TGAACATTGATCCAGACCGGCTGCACCACGTTGGACTGACTCTGGTTAATCAGACGACCTGCAGGGAGAAGTGGGGAGGAGGACTCATCAGTGACTCCAACATCTGTTCACATCCTGCTGGCTCCATCTCCTGCATG GGTGACTCTGGCGCTCCGCTGTTGTGTCAGAGGCATGGTGTCTACTTCCTGTTTGGCGTGGTGACATGGGGCAGCAGGCGGTGTGATGCAGACAAACCGGCCATCTTCTCCAGAATATCAGATTACCACCCATGGATCACTGAGGTCACTGAAGACTATTAG
- the parp12b gene encoding protein mono-ADP-ribosyltransferase PARP12b — protein MSVYSREVQLATGFLCSSRGAMQLLQLHRKLLQRCNITEEEFCFIIQRCPRFLLVRGPAGGGGERVEDCAVVAKTSLRLCSRYCREECSGLGREQGGDCQQLHLCKFFIYGNCRFGKGRKSCKFSHDIRSDHNYRLLRECTLHELNEDQLFLLLLQNDPALLPEVCLHYNKGSGPHGGCTFQENCTKVHLCQHFVQGDCMFGLKCNRQHAIDQHGRHMLEERGLSGDVIQALPFIYRNIHHLAAAAASTEKIPDSLCKRADQSGDTNICLHFIRNSCKFQDECRCVHFHLPYKWEVFDGVTWTDLQNMEDIERDFCDPSKTQSCGDQPVNFLTMSQESQPVRRLSTVSSVTKPPHYILTTQWLWYYKGDHGNWMEYGQPDEKQRTTSVTSRTLEDLFLSDRTAEVKVVKGQRQYVISFKDMYQRNPKHNTKRRVRRRPRFVSVAEVQKLAAQ, from the exons ATGTCTGTCTACAGCAGAGAGGTCCAGCTGGCCACCGGCTTCCTGTGCAGCAGCCGAGGAGccatgcagctgctgcagctgcaccgGAAGCTGCTGCAGCGCTGCAACATCACCGAAGAAGAGTTCTGCTTCATCATCCAGCGCTGCCCCCGCTTTCTGCTGGTGCGCGGCCCGGCGGGGGGCGGCGGGGAGCGGGTGGAGGACTGCGCGGTGGTCGCCAAAACCTCCCTGCGGCTGTGCAGCAGGTACTGCCGGGAGGAGTGCAGCGGGCTCGGCCGGGAGCAGGGCGGGGACTGTCAACAGCTGCACCTCTGCAAGTTCTTCATCTACGGAAACTGCAGGTTCGGCAAAGGCAG GAAGTCGTGCAAATTCTCCCACGACATTCGTTCAGATCACAACTATCGATTACTGAGAGAGTGTACGCTGCACGAGCTCAACGAAGACCAgctgttcctgctgctgctgcagaacgACCCTGCGCTGCTGCcagag GTGTGTTTGCACTATAACAAAGGCTCGGGTCCTCACGGCGGCTGCACCTTCCAGGAGAACTGCACCAAGGTTCACCTGTGTCAGCACTTCGTTCAGGGCGACTGCATGTTCGGACTCAAGTGTAATCGACAGCACGCCATCGACCAACATGGCCGCCACATGTTGGAGGAGAGAGGGCTGAGCGGAGACGTCATCCAGGCGCTGCCCTTCATCTACAGGAACATCCACCATCTGGCCGCTGCTGCCGCCTCCACAG agAAAATTCCCGATTCTTTGTGTAAACGTGCCGATCAGAGCGGCGACACAAACATCTGTCTGCACTTCATCAGAAACAGCTGCAAGTTTCAAG ACGAGTGCCGCTGTGTCCACTTCCACCTGCCCTACAAGTGGGAGGTGTTTGATGGTGTCACCTGGACAGACCTGCAGAACATGGAGGACATCGAGCGAGATTTCTGTGACCCGTCTAagacacagag ctgCGGCGATCAGCCCGTCAACTTCCTGACGATGAGTCAGGAGTCGCAGCCCGTTCGCCGTCTCTCCACGGTTTCCTCGGTAACAAAGCCGCCTCACTACATCCTGACAACTCAGTGGCTGTGGTACTACAAGGGGGACCACGGGAACTGGATGGAGTACGGACAGCCG GATGAAAAGCAGCGCACCACATCAGTGACATCGCGGACTCTGGAGGATTTGTTTCTGTCTGACAGAACAGCTGAAGTCAAAGTGGTAAAAGGCCAAAGACAGTACGTCATCAGCTTCAAAG
- the ovch1 gene encoding ovochymase-1 isoform X1: MMQSAVCLLSVCLFTLHTAELHQKPSNTSDHNTAADPGPDLNLKQIQNQLNATLNETLQEHETFSGQFGFSDLSGVRSFIPEQEVESRIIGGQEAWAHSWPWQVSLRFTSMPACGGAVISPLWVISAAHCFLRYNKASFWTVLAGKHDLDDDQEPGQQLVGVSTIISHHSYNTQTKENDVALLRLQQPLVFNQFVRPINVWMAPLPPFTMCTITGWGSTRENGPRVNRLQEVNVTILSPDVCNQYYLGRMRPSMFCAGKDEGGTDACQGDSGGPLSCYTGSRYELAGLVSWGVGCGRARKPGVYTKVQEHTKWIFDNMNDQNIISADDLTSEGNRCGKQQSSSCEKAPGLASLSVSQKGEVSLGNVTESCPFFWPWQVSLQSNGLHYCSGTLIHRYWVITAKHCNISRAKEDTVVLGVHDLRFSSSQTILVDEVFNLPHDGSFPPESDLSLLRLSLPARFSSSVSPVCVPDKDKELDGWSCVTTGWGASKATVNIDPDRLHHVGLTLVNQTTCREKWGGGLISDSNICSHPAGSISCMGDSGAPLLCQRHGVYFLFGVVTWGSRRCDADKPAIFSRISDYHPWITEVTEDY, translated from the exons ATGATGCAGTCTGCCGTCTGtcttctgtcagtctgtctgtttacaCTTCACACAG ctgaaCTCCATCAGAAACCATCAAACACGTCagatcacaacacagctgctgATCCTGGACCTG aTTTAAACTTGAAACAGATCCAGAATCAGTTGAATGCGACTTTGAATGAAactctgcaggaacatgaaACTTTCTCTGGACAGTTTGGATTCAGCG ACCTGTCGGGGGTGCGGTCCTTCATTCCAGAACAGGAGGTGGAGTCCAGGATCATTGGGGGTCAGGAGGCCTGGGCTCACTCGTGGCCCTGGCAGGTTTCTCTTCGATTCACCTCCATGCCGGCCTGCGGAGGAGCCGTCATCAGCCCGCTGTGGGTCATCTCTGCTGCTCACTGCTTCttaag GTACAATAAAGCTTCTTTCTGGACGGTTCTGGCCGGAAAACACGACCTGGATGATGATCAAGAACCTGGACAACAA TTGGTTGGAGTCTCTACGATCATCAGCCATCACAGCTACAACACTCAGACCAAAGAGAACGACGTGGCTCTGCTGAGGCTGCAGCAGCCGCTGGTCTTCAACCAGTTCGTCAGACCCATCAACGTCTGGATGGCTCCGCTGCCTCCCTTCACGATGTGCACCATCACCGGCTGGGGCTCCACCCGAGAGA ATGGTCCTCGAGTTAACAGACTCCAGGAGGTGAATGTGACCATCCTGTCCCCTGATGTCTGTAACCAGTACTACCTCGGGAGGATGCGACCCTCCATGTTCTGTGCTGGGAAGGACGAAGGAGGAACTGACGCCTGCCAG GGGGACTCTGGAGGCCCTCTGTCCTGCTACACTGGCAGCAGGTATGAGCTGGCAGGTTTGGTGAGCTGGGGAGTTGGTTGTGGACGAGCCAGAAAACCAGGAGTCTACACCAAAGTCCAAGAACACACTAAGTGGATTTTTGACAACATGA ATGATCAGAATATCATATCTGCAGATGACCTCACTTCTGAAG GTAACAGATGTGGTAAGCAGCAGAGCTCCAGCTGTGAGAAGGCTCCAGGCCTCGCTAGTCTCTCAGTGTCCCAGAAGGGGGAGGTGTCCTTGGGGAACGTGACAGAGTCCTGCCCCTTCTTCTGGCCCTGGCAGGTCAGCCTGCAGTCCAATGGACTCCACTACTGCAGCGGAACGCTCATCCACCGCTACTGGGTCATCACTgctaaacactgcaacatcaG CAGAGCTAAAGAGGACACGGTGGTTCTGGGAGTTCATGACCTCCGGTTCTCATCGTCTCAAACCATCCTGGTGGACGAGGTCTTCAACCTGCCGCATGACGGCAGCTTCCCCCCGGAATCTGACCTGTCGCTGCTTCGCCTCAGTTTGCCCGCCAGATTCA GCTCTAGTGTGTCTCCAGTTTGTGTCCCTGATAAGGACAAGGAGCTCGATGGCTGGTCTTGTGTCACAACGGGCTGGGGAGCCTCGAAAGCAACAG TGAACATTGATCCAGACCGGCTGCACCACGTTGGACTGACTCTGGTTAATCAGACGACCTGCAGGGAGAAGTGGGGAGGAGGACTCATCAGTGACTCCAACATCTGTTCACATCCTGCTGGCTCCATCTCCTGCATG GGTGACTCTGGCGCTCCGCTGTTGTGTCAGAGGCATGGTGTCTACTTCCTGTTTGGCGTGGTGACATGGGGCAGCAGGCGGTGTGATGCAGACAAACCGGCCATCTTCTCCAGAATATCAGATTACCACCCATGGATCACTGAGGTCACTGAAGACTATTAG